A stretch of DNA from Acropora palmata chromosome 12, jaAcrPala1.3, whole genome shotgun sequence:
TGCTGCATGGCTGTCTCCCATTTCTTTCTGTTGCTTTCAATTAAATCAGCTCTTTCAGTCACAAATGCTTTCTGGAAGGAAAAGGGTAATGgtttttttaaccattttattacaaatttttccAATAAAATTGTGAGTGACATTCTCAACCATATTTTTTGGTAATTAACTAAAACAATGAACAAACCTCAATCTGGGTAAGTTCttctctgaaagcttttgttaattgtttcatttgctCATCCATTCTTTCCACCATAAGATCAACATCTTCAGCCTTaatcaaacaaataattattgaaaaaagagTCAATTTGTAGTCACATAAATTATCAAGGCATGGTGGAATTCTGCaatcttttcagttgtttctcCACCCATTATCAAGCAACCATCACTACAGCAATTTACAGTCACTTTGTCTCAATACCACACAGCAATCATTGAGTTCCTCACATTGCTAACTTACAGTGCTCTTAGAGATACAACAAATCATGgtaataattgtttaaaatCGTTTTCTTGGACATTGAAAAACTTACTGCCTTCTTGAGATCCTTCACATACTGATCATCCTTAGACTTCAGTTCCTAAggaaattatatatatttttagatGCAAAACTAAGCCTAAGTCTTGGCGTTTTACTTTATCCTGATGTTAAGAGACATTTACAGCTTGGCTTGGATAAGATAAGTGTCATGAAACATTATCCATGAGGAGTGTTGAAAAATCAGCATGACACTGGACCAGCTTCATCCAAACCAAGCTCACTTCAAGAaatgagttttaaaaaaaatatgttacaCTGGTTAACCACCTGTTGAAAATcatgaattagcttgtttttctcATCTATCATGTTATCACAGGCTGCTTTTTGTTCCATCAGCATCTAAAAATGTAAAGACCAAAACATGAGTTTAAACACCATCTGCAGAAACAAACTAAAAGTAATAAGCAGcatgaaataattaacaatcatTATTAGTTTTCTTGAGCTCAAATGTGCTCTGAGCCAATGGCCCAAGAGGCCAAAGGCCACATGGGCTATTGACGGAGAGTTTTATTGGCCAtgagggcaagaggaataataataattattgttttagtaaaattcaacaagttggtcaaaaaaaatattgagacaaaacatctttcaccAGTTAAAGCTTGACAAAATGTGATCTAGCCAGTGCTTTTCGCTACtggtgggctataacatataacttagtagtagctcaaccaattgGAACACAgaattgatgatagaccactagttggattttactattAAGAATTATCCTATTATAACaatttgtcttattttcacaaaaaagtTACTGCTACTTACAGAATTAAGGTCTTGTGGTATTTCTTTCAAGAGTGCATATtcccatttttttgttatctgttagaaagagaaaaagtatTATTCATCCAGGAACATATACATCCCTGAGAGATCTGAAATAAGTCATAAGGAGTGTGCATGTATAGTTTTAATCTTAACAACTACTCTCTCTTACTTCCTCAAACTTCTCAATGGCAGACTTTGCTTCTGCTTCCAGCTTCTCATtccttttaaaatgaaaaaagatgtCATAGCACTTCTTGgtaatgtgaagaatgacattaGCAGTAACTGCTACTATAAAACCAAATATCCCATCCCCACCCCCTTGAAATAACTTAGCACTTCACCCTACCCCTCCCACACCACATAAACATATGtttttgtaagaaaaaaactgaCCTTTGTCTTCTTCGATCCTCTTCCTCCAATCTTCTCATTGACTCTCTTGCATCTGCAGCAACGTGGACATTGGTCACAAGTTCTGTGCCATCGGATTTCAACTTAACCAGCCGCTACAAATAAATGAAGACATTTGTTCGTCAGTCATTGGACACATGTAGAGAGGAGATGCAGTGTATTTCCATCTCAATcactccccctcccccccccccaaaaaaaaaaaaacaatcttgAATAGTGAGAGCAGCACTTTTGGGGGGAAGTGGGGGAGCGGAGGGGGTTACTATACACAAAGTAAGCTCTCTCCACAATTACACCAGTATAATATCCACTGAGAGTTACTCCATCATTCACTCATGTTCtctgtgttttgtttgtgatGGGTCAACCTATCAGCTTAGCTTCACTAAGGTGTCCCAAGTCAAGGATTTCAGGGATTATCCGCACACCTCCTCagcaacagtccttctcagaattcctatcacccagatgatctttttcaatcaaggtatgaaAAGGAATATTATCAATCCTTTCCCCTCATGTCGACTAACTTCAGTTTCCAGCTGTTTCCAAAAATTTACTGCAATAATTGGGAATTACAGGTCTCTAGTGAGGTGTAAAGAGCAATAAACCCTTTCCCTTCATGATGCCCGGAGGTCGAGTTCACCAATAGCTTTCTGTTGGCACCATGTGTGAATAAGGGGTTCAGTGTAATcataaaatttgcaaaaagtCGATGACTTTCATATCTTACTTGTCGACTATCCTCCATTTGTTTTCGACTTTTAAGTGCATCCTTTTCAGAGTCCACAGGCTTCTTCTTTGTAGCATCTTCACCACTCGCCTctctaaataaaaaaatcgtTTAAAGGAAATGATTTTACTGAAAAATGGAAATCTTTCCTAATGGTCCTAATGGCCCAAGATAAGAACCTCTTTGCTGCTTCCAAACGTCTTTGAATGCGAATTCTTCGCGCTGCAATCCGTTCCTCTGCAGCAGCTGAATCCACAGATGGACCTTCGTCCTCTTCATCTTCGTGGGAATTCATCTTTTTAAGATGATATGTACTCAAACCTACAAAAACAAGCTATTTTCCTCCATCATATGTTTTTATTGTTGCTACCTTGGTAACCTCGTGATCTGAACTCGTTCCCAATTCTTTTCCCAACACGCGACGTCTGGATTCTGTTCCAAAATGGCGTTCGACCGTAAAGGGAATGGAAATCTGCAGATATTTTGGACGCTTTTTTGACGTTTTTCTCAAAGCGTTTGAACTTTTCAAGCTTCTTGTTTATCAAAGAATCTACTCGTGTCTCTACCATATGGTAGACGACTGTGAAAATACTGCGTTGTTGGGGCAAAAATCAATCAGTTTACCTTTCACCTTGTTGCTTTGTATTTATAGAAAACATTATATTTAATTGATGAATTCCTGAtgtctgaaaaaggccaagcGATGCCGAGAACGAAGAAATCTATTGAAAATACTggtttcaaaacaattgaaaccGTTGGAAGACTTGTTTTACATGTTGTACTTCGCTTTTGGCGAGCATGCAGTGCCGCCATGTTGACCCTTCTTTTACTGTACTGGCTCTATGGCGGTGTTGTTAGTTTCTTGTTATTAATGGCGGCTGTACTTGGAGCTTTGTATCATTATCAAGACACTCTACTTTACTTTCCTGATCAACCAGTGACTTCAAGAGTTTATGTACAGAATCCAAATGTTTTGGGTTTGCGATTTGAAAACTTGTTTCTCAAAACGCAAGATGGAGTGAGAATTAACGCTATATTTATCAAACAGTCAGCGCAGTTTCAAAGCTCTGTTCCAACTGTGTTATTTTTTCATGGTAATGCGGGAAATGTTGGCCACAGGCTTACCAATGCCAGATGCTTGTATACTTACTGTGGTTGTAATGTGTTCCTTGTGGAGTACAGAGGGTTTGGAAAGAGTGACGGGTCTCCCAGTGAACAAGGTGGGGAGTAGAGGTGTCACTATTTCATGGTGATTCAGAGAAAAAATTAGCctatagaggttttgcacagCAGCCATATTGAATGGCAGgataatgaaaattatttgcattagaaagaacatttgttcccatgggaaaaagaatctattgttcctgccatccaacatggctgccgtgcaaaacctctattgcCTTGAATGTATTTGCAGAGGTGGGAAGCACCAATATGTCGAGGTAGTAAGAAGCTGGTCTCCTTGATAGCCCTCTGTGGAATACCTTGATTGTCTGTGGAATATTGATGAGCACTTTGGGGGACTAGGGGCTGATTTATCTCTTAGACTATATTTTCTTCTTGATGCTCCCATTTCATAGGCCCATCCAAAGTAGAATACAATAAACACCCACATATAAAAACCTAGATTTTCCAAGTTAGGCTCAATAGGTTCTTATATAAAATTGGTATTTACAGTAGTTTTATGCTATCTAGGTTAATTCCAGAAAATTTGTTACAGACACTTGTAACAATTACAAGTGtctgaaattatttcaaggtaattttctaaaataagaACGGTTCAACCTGTTTAATTTAGACTAAACTGGTTCTCATGTAAGGGGCCctaaaatgaaattcttaGCCCAACAGGTTCTTATATTCTAGGTTCTTATATGTGGGTGCTTACTGTATTGCATAAACTCATCCAGTGttgttattgattttttgctcaCAGGGTTTCAGTTAGATTCTCTAGCATCCTTGTCCTATCTTCTCTCTCGCAAGGACATTGACACAAGCAAGATTGTGATATTTGGACGCTCCTTAGGTGGAGCAGTTGCTATTGATCTGGCATCAAATGAACTTTACTTGGACAAAGCGTTAGCTCTTATTGTAGAAAACACTTTTACCAGTATCCCAGGTATTGCTGATCAACTTGTTATGAATGGCATCAGCAGGCTTCCATACTTTTGCTTCAGAAACAAAGTAAGTTGCAATCATGAGGAACTTCTTGCTGAACTCAAAGGGGTAACCACTTACCAGCattgttcaaattttaaac
This window harbors:
- the LOC141859653 gene encoding protein ABHD13-like isoform X2 — encoded protein: MSEKGQAMPRTKKSIENTGFKTIETVGRLVLHVVLRFWRACSAAMLTLLLLYWLYGGVVSFLLLMAAVLGALYHYQDTLLYFPDQPVTSRVYVQNPNVLGLRFENLFLKTQDGVRINAIFIKQSAQFQSSVPTVLFFHGNAGNVGHRLTNARCLYTYCGCNVFLVEYRGFGKSDGSPSEQGFQLDSLASLSYLLSRKDIDTSKIVIFGRSLGGAVAIDLASNELYLDKALALIVENTFTSIPGIADQLVMNGISRLPYFCFRNKFDSLRKIHKARVPTLFLSGLADQLIPPRMMTSLYKASGSCLKKLECFDGGTHNETWQCYGYFDAITRFLSEVHQAREAGVIGQLVEEKPSVTTAGSMPSVLNVHSNNENII